Proteins found in one Triticum aestivum cultivar Chinese Spring chromosome 4D, IWGSC CS RefSeq v2.1, whole genome shotgun sequence genomic segment:
- the LOC123097275 gene encoding RNA polymerase sigma factor sigB isoform X1 — protein sequence MACLAPHFKWAPSSFSTTHAYQHPSSSSSSSNSGRCSGRRPFRVQCAVTSAAAAVVDADHAAGGPLHLVYSSPDSAPVLQRNFESTLASETVLNKEAVVTAAAAEAVALARAAAEAAQEVVHMVQKSSSQPVFRKKGEVENYLAKEILRTEMLSSRANEYSDGEPYGIPSDEAELDDDTQDADNIAVKSARQSERRARRTRATMKAATIVRSSPKLAASSKKKRSKGPSTMNPLGSLWKMTGRKLLTAKEEVELSNGIQDLLKLEAIQGELAEYNGGQPTFPQWAAAAGTDENTLRKRLDHGIHCKNRMVTSNVRLVISIAREFEGPGLELYDLIQEGMQGLIRGAEKFDASKGFRFSTYSHWWIKQAMRKSVSEQTQIFRLPFICFNLPDSRHGSYQTAHMVEASYRVKECTKRLRRKLKRRPSNEEIAVDTGMPVKRVEAAVNLPKYSVSLDSKIGSTDMTYQEVTADPSAETAEEMLNRMSMKKDVHQALDTLSPRERQVVKLRFGIDDGRIRTLQEIGNIMGVSRERIRQIESGAFRKLRGKKKVKCLMDYLVPVGNW from the exons ATGGCGTGTCTGGCGCCGCACTTCAAGTGGGCCCCGTCTTCGTTCTCCACCACCCACGCGTACCAGCACccttcctcgtcgtcctcatcctccaACTCAGGCaggtgctccggccgccgccccttCCGTGTCCAGTGCGCTGTCACTTCTGCTGCTGCAGCAGTCGTCGACGCTGACCACGCGGCTGGTGGGCCGCTCCACCTCGTTTACTCGTCTCCGGACTCGGCGCCGGTTCTCCAG AGAAATTTTGAGTCAACTCTGGCATCAGAAACAGTTCTGAACAAAGAGGCTGTTGTAACTGCTGCAGCTGCAGAGGCAGTTGCCCTTGCAAGAGCAGCAGCTGAAGCTGCCCAAGAAGTTGTTCACATGGTACAGAAGAGTAGTTCCCAGCCCGTGTTCAGAAAAAAAGGGGAAGTGGAAAATTACTTGGCGAAAGAAATCCTTCGCACAGAAATGTTATCGAGCAGGGCAAATGAATATAGTGATGGTGAACCATATGGCATTCCGAGTGATGAAGCAGAACTAGATGATGATACACAGGACGCTGATAACATAGCTGTTAAGTCTGCACGTCAATCCGAGAGAAGAGCTCGGAGAACAAGAGCAACAATGAAGGCAGCTACAATAGTCCGTAGTTCCCCAAAACTAGCAGCGTCATCGAAGAAGAAGCGATCCAAGGGTCCATCGACCATGAATCCTTTAGGTTCCTTATGGAAGATGACTGGCCGAAAACTTCTTACAGCAAAGGAAGAGGTTGAGCTCTCGAATGGTATTCAG GATCTCTTGAAGCTGGAGGCAATTCAAGGTGAGCTTGCAGAGTACAATGGTGGTCAACCAACCTTCCCACAGTGGGCAGCTGCAGCTGGAACTGATGAGAACACTTTGCGGAAACGTCTTGATCATGGTATTCATTGCAAAAACAGAATGGTAACATCTAATGTGCGACTTGTAATCTCTATTGCCAGAGAATTTGAAGGTCCAGGGTTGGAGCTTTATGATCTTATTCAG GAAGGAATGCAGGGCCTTATAAGAGGTGCTGAAAAGTTTGATGCATCAAAGGGTTTTCGGTTCTCTACATATTCTCACTGGTGGATCAAACAAGCTATGCGAAAATCTGTCTCTGAGCAAACCCAGATATTTCGCTTACCA ttcatttgcttcaacttaccAGACAGTAGGCATGGATCTTACCAGACG GCTCACATGGTTGAGGCAAGTTATCGTGTGAAGGAGTGCACAAAACGACTTCGCCGTAAACTTAAAAGGCGACCCTCTAATGAGGAAATAGCAGTGGACACTGGTATGCCAGTCAAACGTGTCGAAGCAGCAGTGAACCTCCCGAAGTATAGTGTATCCCTTGATAGCAAAATTGGAAGCACAGACATGACCTACCAG GAGGTCACAGCTGATCCCAGCGCCGAGACAGCTGAAGAAATGCTGAATAGAATGTCAATGAAGAAAGATGTGCATCAGGCACTGGATACTCTGAGCCCACGTGAGAGACAAGTTGTCAAGCTTAGGTTTGGAATCGATGATGGTAGGATAAGAACTTTGCAGGAGATTGGCAACATCATGGGTGTCAGCAGGGAGAGGATTCGGCAGATCGAATCGGGTGCATTTCGGAAACTGAGAGGCAAGAAAAAGGTGAAGTGTTTGATGGATTATCTGGTGCCTGTAGGCAATTGGTGA
- the LOC123097275 gene encoding RNA polymerase sigma factor sigB isoform X2 has product MACLAPHFKWAPSSFSTTHAYQHPSSSSSSSNSGRCSGRRPFRVQCAVTSAAAAVVDADHAAGGPLHLVYSSPDSAPVLQRNFESTLASETVLNKEAVVTAAAAEAVALARAAAEAAQEVVHMVQKSSSQPVFRKKGEVENYLAKEILRTEMLSSRANEYSDGEPYGIPSDEAELDDDTQDADNIAVKSARQSERRARRTRATMKAATIVRSSPKLAASSKKKRSKGPSTMNPLGSLWKMTGRKLLTAKEEVELSNGIQDLLKLEAIQGELAEYNGGQPTFPQWAAAAGTDENTLRKRLDHGIHCKNRMVTSNVRLVISIAREFEGPGLELYDLIQEGMQGLIRGAEKFDASKGFRFSTYSHWWIKQAMRKSVSEQTQIFRLPAHMVEASYRVKECTKRLRRKLKRRPSNEEIAVDTGMPVKRVEAAVNLPKYSVSLDSKIGSTDMTYQEVTADPSAETAEEMLNRMSMKKDVHQALDTLSPRERQVVKLRFGIDDGRIRTLQEIGNIMGVSRERIRQIESGAFRKLRGKKKVKCLMDYLVPVGNW; this is encoded by the exons ATGGCGTGTCTGGCGCCGCACTTCAAGTGGGCCCCGTCTTCGTTCTCCACCACCCACGCGTACCAGCACccttcctcgtcgtcctcatcctccaACTCAGGCaggtgctccggccgccgccccttCCGTGTCCAGTGCGCTGTCACTTCTGCTGCTGCAGCAGTCGTCGACGCTGACCACGCGGCTGGTGGGCCGCTCCACCTCGTTTACTCGTCTCCGGACTCGGCGCCGGTTCTCCAG AGAAATTTTGAGTCAACTCTGGCATCAGAAACAGTTCTGAACAAAGAGGCTGTTGTAACTGCTGCAGCTGCAGAGGCAGTTGCCCTTGCAAGAGCAGCAGCTGAAGCTGCCCAAGAAGTTGTTCACATGGTACAGAAGAGTAGTTCCCAGCCCGTGTTCAGAAAAAAAGGGGAAGTGGAAAATTACTTGGCGAAAGAAATCCTTCGCACAGAAATGTTATCGAGCAGGGCAAATGAATATAGTGATGGTGAACCATATGGCATTCCGAGTGATGAAGCAGAACTAGATGATGATACACAGGACGCTGATAACATAGCTGTTAAGTCTGCACGTCAATCCGAGAGAAGAGCTCGGAGAACAAGAGCAACAATGAAGGCAGCTACAATAGTCCGTAGTTCCCCAAAACTAGCAGCGTCATCGAAGAAGAAGCGATCCAAGGGTCCATCGACCATGAATCCTTTAGGTTCCTTATGGAAGATGACTGGCCGAAAACTTCTTACAGCAAAGGAAGAGGTTGAGCTCTCGAATGGTATTCAG GATCTCTTGAAGCTGGAGGCAATTCAAGGTGAGCTTGCAGAGTACAATGGTGGTCAACCAACCTTCCCACAGTGGGCAGCTGCAGCTGGAACTGATGAGAACACTTTGCGGAAACGTCTTGATCATGGTATTCATTGCAAAAACAGAATGGTAACATCTAATGTGCGACTTGTAATCTCTATTGCCAGAGAATTTGAAGGTCCAGGGTTGGAGCTTTATGATCTTATTCAG GAAGGAATGCAGGGCCTTATAAGAGGTGCTGAAAAGTTTGATGCATCAAAGGGTTTTCGGTTCTCTACATATTCTCACTGGTGGATCAAACAAGCTATGCGAAAATCTGTCTCTGAGCAAACCCAGATATTTCGCTTACCA GCTCACATGGTTGAGGCAAGTTATCGTGTGAAGGAGTGCACAAAACGACTTCGCCGTAAACTTAAAAGGCGACCCTCTAATGAGGAAATAGCAGTGGACACTGGTATGCCAGTCAAACGTGTCGAAGCAGCAGTGAACCTCCCGAAGTATAGTGTATCCCTTGATAGCAAAATTGGAAGCACAGACATGACCTACCAG GAGGTCACAGCTGATCCCAGCGCCGAGACAGCTGAAGAAATGCTGAATAGAATGTCAATGAAGAAAGATGTGCATCAGGCACTGGATACTCTGAGCCCACGTGAGAGACAAGTTGTCAAGCTTAGGTTTGGAATCGATGATGGTAGGATAAGAACTTTGCAGGAGATTGGCAACATCATGGGTGTCAGCAGGGAGAGGATTCGGCAGATCGAATCGGGTGCATTTCGGAAACTGAGAGGCAAGAAAAAGGTGAAGTGTTTGATGGATTATCTGGTGCCTGTAGGCAATTGGTGA